In Gadus chalcogrammus isolate NIFS_2021 chromosome 13, NIFS_Gcha_1.0, whole genome shotgun sequence, a single genomic region encodes these proteins:
- the LOC130402293 gene encoding neurogenic differentiation factor 4-like, whose amino-acid sequence MAKPYERAGSRDEDVSPLQWTDGDMSSPDTEGPDTEGPATPHIYRSGAPEPRGGGSQVGSEDIEDDEDDDDDDDDDDEDGADDDEEGPKRRGPKRKRMTKGRQERFRARRVKANARERSRMHGLNDALEGLRSIMPCHSKTQKLSKIETLRLARNYICALSEALEGGQSLESRAFLETLCKGLSQPTSNLVAGCLQLGPGAPGEQTQDRTGGPRGPPAMGGLGYSGSPGLPSPPYGSLDSAHLQHMRALKGAGPEQQNDYGAAGLGTPPYDGPPTPPLSIGSNLVAKQESSPHYGPPQHYSPALYPTAGYEVHLDATYDPYHPAHMTPTQMIYRH is encoded by the coding sequence ATGGCCAAGCCGTACGAGAGAGCCGGCTCTCGGGACGAGGACGTCAGCCCGCTGCAGTGGACCGACGGGGACATGAGCTCCCCCGACACGGAGGGCCCCGACACAGAGGGCCCCGCCACGCCCCACATCTACAGGTCGGGGGCCCCGGAGCCCCGGGGGGGTGGCAGCCAGGTGGGCAGCGAGGACATCGAGGACgacgaagacgacgacgacgacgacgacgacgacgacgaggatgGGGCGGACGACGACGAAGAGGGCCCCAAGAGACGGGGGCCCAAGAGGAAGCGAATGACCAAGGGCCGGCAGGAGCGTTTCCGCGCGCGGCGCGTGAAGGCTAACGCCCGCGAGCGCTCGCGCATGCACGGGCTGAACGACGCGCTGGAGGGCCTGCGCAGCATCATGCCCTGCCACTCCAAGACCCAGAAGCTGTCCAAGATCGAGACGCTGCGGCTCGCCCGCAACTACATCTGCGCCCTGAGCGAGGCCCTGGAGGGGGGCCAGTCCCTGGAGAGCCGGGCCTTCCTGGAGACCCTCTGCAAGGGCCTCTCCCAGCCCACCAGCAACCTGGTGGCCGGCTGCCTGCAgctggggcccggggcccccggcgAGCAGACCCAGGACCGGACGGGGGGCCCTCGGGGGCCGCCGGCGATGGGCGGGTTGGGGTACTCGGGCTCCCCGGGCCTGCCCAGCCCCCCCTACGGCAGCCTGGACTCCGCCCACCTGCAGCACATGCGGGCcctgaagggggcggggcccgaGCAGCAGAACGACTACGGGGCGGCGGGTCTGGGGACCCCCCCCTACGACGGGCCCCCCACGCCGCCCCTCAGCATCGGCAGCAACCTGGTGGCCAAGCAGGAGAGCTCGCCGCACTACGGGCCCCCCCAGCACTACTCGCCGGCCCTATACCCCACGGCCGGCTACGAGGTGCACCTGGACGCGACCTACGACCCCTACCACCCGGCCCACATGACCCCCACGCAGATGATCTACCGCCACTAG